The following proteins are co-located in the Pochonia chlamydosporia 170 chromosome 6, whole genome shotgun sequence genome:
- a CDS encoding arginine deiminase type-3 (similar to Metarhizium robertsii ARSEF 23 XP_007823792.1), translating into MHVAIAVALALPLVGALPQRAPNEIRQENSAPFKADLRVDTNRDGRVDVDGSTDVNGKDAWSETSGAIFLPNIGSADRHCSKGYNNADCNDASTNEQWAPKFMAIMRTVPIANLSDSAVGTISIQDPKARAKVRIFLDSPEMVDNPPSIDFGDLTDLKPHPPVESLRHVYMENDTPIPAAKLRNGLTLGIDGRDTRRPDWDGKVTVEFKVTDGSSSSTDKVMLRVAPVLTHHHLQPVEKVFTTKKSFDGKLAEEQEALIKPIEDGIQRNMQKAGIKQPLEHLNIQYTWAQDVMEPGYASMPGPEGPITMRINVYGVPVTDNRGGDLVEKLIFTDLRQDGVSAFRPAPSTAIRHGTLEAGGNIESIPPYELNGKKYPAGRIVIGGTDAQKPEALSYFKAQEAQDPILLDSTWLYVKHVDEMVGFLPAKTERSWRIVIVDPMMGYDALAKLDKEGHGDVKLTSNPKAQNETGLPTVREFLADPQTREAATHSTKIMEQNLQTLKKETGVTDADIVRVPAVIASMSALKKYLHARDPYGSNNNGNDLLPLNSAFPSQVNGVPLSDSVFIAPKPWGPVVNNEDVIQKLTAEAYSKAGFEVDFIDEWDLHLASGDLHCFTNTYRSMSAKWW; encoded by the coding sequence ATGCACGTTGCCATTGCGGTAGCTCTCGCTTTGCCTCTCGTTGGGGCTCTTCCTCAACGCGCTCCAAACGAGATACGCCAGGAAAACTCAGCTCCATTTAAAGCTGACCTCAGAGTCGATACCAATCGCGATGGCCgtgtcgatgtcgatgggTCTACcgacgtcaatggcaaagatgcCTGGTCCGAAACGTCTGGTGCTATCTTCCTCCCCAACATAGGAAGTGCCGATCGTCATTGCTCCAAAGGCTACAATAACGCTGATTGCAATGATGCTTCCACAAATGAACAATGGGCACCAAAATTCATGGCCATAATGCGTACAGTGCCCATCGCCAATCTTAGCGACTCGGCAGTCGGCACTATCTCCATACAGGATCCCAAAGCTCGGGCCAAAGTTCGCATCTTTCTTGACTCTCCAGAGATGGTTGATAACCCGCCGTCAATTGACTTTGGGGACCTGACAGATCTGAAGCCGCACCCGCCTGTCGAGAGCTTGCGTCATGTATACATGGAGAACGACACGCCTATCCCTGCGGCCAAGTTACGAAATGGTTTGACCCTGGGAATTGACGGACGCGATACTAGGCGCCCTGACTGGGATGGAAAAGTTACTGTCGAGTTTAAGGTGACGGACGGAAGCTCCAGTTCCACCGATAAGGTGATGCTGCGTGTTGCTCCCGTTTTGActcaccatcatctccagcccGTTGAGAAAGTATTCACCACGAAGAAATCATTCGATGGCAAGTTAGCagaggagcaagaagctCTCATTAAGCCTATCGAAGACGGCATTCAAAGGAATATGCAAAAGGCTGGAATCAAGCAGCCGCTCGAGCACCTCAATATCCAGTACACCTGGGCCCAAGACGTTATGGAACCAGGATACGCAAGCATGCCCGGACCCGAGGGGCCCATCACCATGCGCATCAATGTGTATGGAGTACCTGTCACTGATAACAGAGGCGGCGATCTAGTTGAAAAATTGATATTCACTGATCTACGACAGGATGGAGTCAGCGCCTTCCGCCCTGCTCCGTCCACGGCGATTCGCCATGGCACGCTTGAAGCCGGAGGAAACATCGAATCCATTCCGCCCTATGAGTTAAACGGCAAGAAGTACCCTGCTGGAAGAATTGTCATTGGCGGCACCGATGCTCAGAAACCAGAGGCGCTGTCCTACTTCAAGGCCCAGGAAGCTCAGGACCCTATCCTGCTTGACTCTACCTGGCTTTATGTAAAGCATGTGGACGAGATGGTTGGCTTTTTACCCGCCAAGACTGAGCGCTCTTGGCGCATTGTCATCGTAGATCCGATGATGGGATACGACGCGCTGGCGAAGCTTGACAAAGAGGGCCACGGAGACGTAAAGCTCACCAGCAATCCCAAAGCACAGAATGAGACAGGTCTGCCAACGGTCCGCGAATTCCTAGCCGATCCTCAAACTCGGGAGGCCGCCACTCATAGCACCAAGATTATGGAGCAGAATCTGCAGACTCTTAAAAAAGAAACCGGTGTTACAGACGCAGACATTGTCCGCGTCCCTGCAGTTATTGCATCTATGAGCGCATTAAAGAAGTATTTGCACGCTAGGGACCCGTACGGATCTAATAATAATGGCAATGATCTCTTGCCCTTGAACTCGGCCTTCcccagtcaagtcaatggcGTGCCACTCTCGGACTCGGTTTTTATCGCACCTAAGCCCTGGGGCCCTGTTGTTAATAATGAGGACGTCATCCAAAAGCTGACGGCAGAAGCGTACTCTAAAGCCGGCTTTGAGGTGGACTTTATTGATGAATGGGATCTGCACCTGGCTAGCGGAGACTTGCACTGCTTTACAAATACATACCGCAGCATGTCGGCAAAGTGGTGGTAG
- a CDS encoding short chain alcohol dehydrogenase (similar to Metarhizium acridum CQMa 102 XP_007815978.1), with protein MSLLGKAFIVTGGASGIGKSTVRKLLELSAQVHVLDISSKIPTHNGLAGQQQSYPKVNISSRKDVKAVFDRIAAQNNVQIAGLVHCAAILRPTETSEAGDENLCQLWDVNVAGTWNVNTEFHQLVKSSRVPGEVDSIASIVNVGSMASVRGIPGLAGYVASKHAVLGLTRCFAQSWASAGLRVNCVAPGAVNTPMIQGTMDTAPVAAAYKGALKSIVEPEEVTEAIVFLLGKSSSAITGQMVEVNGGWP; from the coding sequence ATGAGTCTTCTCGGCAAAGCATTCATCGTCACAGGAGGTGCATCTGGTATCGGCAAAAGCACAGTTAGAAAACTGCTAGAGCTATCTGCACAAGTGCACGTCCTAGACATCTCCAGCAAAATACCAACACACAACGGCCTAGCCGGTCAACAGCAGAGCTACCCCAAGGTCAACATATCATCGAGGAAGGATGTCAAAGCTGTGTTTGACCGAATTGCCGCCCAGAATAACGTACAAATCGCCGGGCTTGTCCATTGTGCGGCGATCCTGCGCCCTACTGAAACATCGGAAGCGGGGGACGAGAATCTTTGCCAGCTCTGGgatgtcaatgttgctggtACATGGAATGTCAATACCGAGTTTCACCAGTTGGTCAAGTCGTCGCGCGTTCCTGGGGAGGTCGACAGCATTGCAAGTATCGTCAACGTAGGTTCGATGGCTTCCGTACGGGGCATCCCTGGTCTTGCAGGATATGTCGCCAGCAAACATGCAGTACTGGGATTGACTCGCTGCTTTGCTCAATCTTGGGCGTCGGCTGGTCTAAGAGTGAACTGCGTTGCTCCAGGGGCTGTGAATACGCCGATGATTCAGGGGACCATGGATACTGCACCTGTTGCGGCAGCGTACAAGGGGGCTCTGAAGTCGATAGTAGAGCCTGAAGAGGTTACCGAAGCAATCGTGTTTTTGTTGGGAAAATCCTCCTCAGCGATAacagggcagatggttgaAGTAAATGGTGGCTGGCCTTGA
- a CDS encoding dimethylaniline monooxygenase (similar to Aspergillus flavus NRRL3357 XP_002375466.1), whose protein sequence is MDRHIVNDQNGHLGPKVVEADVIVVGAGFGGCYALHKARSARYTVKLFEAGGDFGGVWHFNSYPGARVDSETPLYQLDLPEVWKSFSFGRKYPAHDEIKAYFKHLEEVLDLRKDAIFNARVTEAKYDPQSSRWSLITNAGHKATARYVIFATGTTNKAYIPKFPGIEQYNGTTIHPANWPNSFDVKGKKVGIIGQGASGLQILQDLAKEECELTVFVRNPSVAVPMRQREFSEAEREEKKNTYQALFEKGKYNNTTGYHYNTEKRRFHEVSPEKRQEHYEELWRRGGFVIFTTSFQDHAFDKVANAELYQFWARKVRARISDPVKRDIMAPLEQNHWIGTKRPSLETDYYEMIDRPNVALVDVKKTPITSFSENGITLDNGQSIELDVVVFATGYDSVTGSLYDMNIHDKNGVILQEKWKQGIRTYLGTMIPDMPNAFILYGPQSPSSLANGPPFLELQVDWVMKLLSKAKNEGIANVEPSAKAAQFWSDTTNVVYQHLLHRETPSWWNGSNIPGKKQEPLIWFGGLQAWREWCDKGLEDWSQFVVSGLPNGGSHERSTVVQ, encoded by the coding sequence ATGGACCGCCATATCGTCAATGACCAAAATGGGCACCTTGGGCCAAAAGTTGTCGAGGCCGACGTAATTGTAGTTGGAGCCGGTTTCGGAGGCTGCTATGCTCTTCATAAGGCTCGAAGTGCACGCTACACTGTTAAACTCTTTGAGGCTGGAGGCGATTTTGGGGGAGTTTGGCACTTCAACAGCTACCCCGGCGCTCGTGTTGACTCCGAAACACCTTTGTACCAACTGGATCTACCGGAAGTGTGGAAATCTTTCAGTTTTGGCAGAAAGTACCCAGCACATGATGAGATTAAAGCCTACTTCAAGCACCTAGAAGAGGTACTAGATCTGCGCAAAGACGCCATTTTTAACGCCAGAGTAACTGAAGCCAAATATGACCCTCAATCCAGCCGTTGGAGTCTCATCACAAATGCCGGGCACAAAGCAACAGCCCGCTACGTCATTTTTGCCACAGGAACCACGAACAAGGCGTACATCCCCAAGTTTCCTGGTATCGAGCAATACAATGGCACGACCATACATCCAGCAAATTGGCCAAACAGCTTTGAcgtcaaaggcaaaaaggTCGGCATCATCGGCCAGGGTGCCTCTGGGCTCCAGATTCTTCAagacttggccaaggaagagTGCGAGCTGACCGTATTTGTGCGAAACCCAAGCGTAGCTGTTCCAATGCGTCAGAGGGAATTCAGTGAAGCCGAGAgggaagagaaaaagaataCATACCAAGCTCTTTTTGAGAAGGGCAAGTACAACAATACCACTGGGTATCACTACAACACTGAGAAACGACGCTTTCACGAGGTCAGCCCAGAGAAGAGGCAGGAACATTATGAAGAGCTctggagaagaggaggctTTGTGATTTtcaccaccagcttccaagacCATGCCTTTGACAAGGTCGCCAACGCTGAACTATACCAGTTCTGGGCAAGAAAGGTGCGAGCTCGGATTTCTGATCCCGTGAAAAGAGACATCATGGCTCCTCTTGAACAGAACCACTGGATCGGGACGAAGCGTCCTAGTCTGGAGACGGACTACTACGAGATGATTGACCGCCCGAATGTGGCACTTGTTGATGTGAAGAAGACGCCAATCACGTCATTCAGCGAAAATGGCATCACGCTCGACAACGGCCAGTCTATTGAATtggatgttgtggtttttGCGACTGGATACGACTCCGTAACTGGCAGTCTTTACGATATGAACATCCACGACAAAAATGGAGTTATCCTACAAGAGAAGTGGAAGCAAGGTATAAGAACGTACCTCGGAACCATGATTCCTGACATGCCCAACGCCTTCATCCTCTACGGTCCACAATCGCCTTCCTCTCTTGCCAATGGGCCACCTTTTTTGGAATTGCAAGTTGACTGGGTCATGAAACTTCTCAGTAAAGCCAAGAATGAGGGAATAGCAAATGTCGAGCCCTCTGCAAAAGCCGCTCAGTTTTGGAGTGACACAACGAATGTGGTTTACCAGCACCTGTTGCATCGTGAAACGCCTTCGTGGTGGAATGGGTCGAACATCCCTGGCAAAAAGCAGGAACCTCTGATCTGGTTTGGCGGCCTGCAGGCATGGCGGGAATGGTGCGATAAGGGACTGGAGGATTGGTCGCAGTTTGTCGTTTCCGGCCTCCCGAATGGAGGTTCTCATGAAAGGAGCACGGTGGTACAGTGA
- a CDS encoding FAD binding domain-containing protein (similar to Metarhizium robertsii ARSEF 23 XP_007823672.2) gives MGLQMDNEFASALAPLIPTLQNLPKPKVHDVETRRQILAGFTTNTQLPDGVTQTIHNVETPDGYSLPIWHLKRTDRDPSSEGGPAVLHIHGGGFISLSPAAMMAGLAEYVVKTDVQLFAVDYRLAPEHPYPTPLDDCWAALTWIMSQAKELGVDASRVGLMGESAGGALAAGLTLLARDRQLQPPIARQILGYPMLDDRNSETVPENVVTLWNEEDNVTGWTAYLGSKVQSDDVPIYAAPARAKDVKGLPPLYMDIGQLDLFVKENLAYVGKFLDAMVETEFHIYPGLSHGFEGLAPNHSVAKEMREKRVQQLRKL, from the coding sequence ATGGGGTTACAAATGGACAATGAGTTTGCTTCTGCTTTAGCACCACTCATCCCCACGCTTCAAAACTTGCCAAAACCTAAAGTCCACGATGTTGAGACAAGGCGACAGATCTTGGCAGGTTTTACGACCAACACACAATTACCGGATGGTGTAACCCAAACTATCCACAATGTCGAAACACCAGACGGCTATTCCCTGCCAATATGGCACTTGAAGAGAACGGATCGAGATCCAAGCTCTGAGGGCGGGCCAGCAGTTCTACATATTCACGGCGGAGGGTTCATCTCGTTAAGCCCGGCTGCAATGATGGCAGGTCTTGCGGAATACGTGGTAAAAACCGACGTACAACTATTCGCTGTGGACTACCGTCTTGCTCCCGAGCATCCCTATCCGACACCCCTTGACGACTGCTGGGCTGCGTTGACATGGATAATGTCGCAAGCCAAGGAGCTTGGAGTTGATGCGAGTCGAGTTGGTCTAATGGGTGAAAGCGCAGGAGGTGCTCTGGCAGCAGGGTTGACACTCCTCGCAAGAGATCGCCAATTGCAGCCTCCAATTGCACGGCAGATACTTGGATATCCCATGCTCGACGATAGAAACTCGGAAACAGTGCCGGAAAATGTGGTCACTTTATGGAACGAGGAGGATAATGTCACCGGGTGGACTGCCTATCTCGGATCCAAGGTTCAATCGGATGATGTACCAATATACGCTGCACCGGCTCGAGCCAAAGACGTAAAGGGTCTGCCTCCGCTGTACATGGACATTGGACAGCTGGATCTATTTGTGAAGGAAAACCTGGCGTACGTTGGAAAGTTTCTCGACGCAATGGTGGAAACGGAATTTCATATCTACCCGGGCTTGTCTCACGGTTTCGAGGGCCTTGCGCCAAATCATTCAGTTGCTAAAGAAATGAGGGAAAAAAGAGTCCAGCAACTAAGGAAACTGTAA
- a CDS encoding transmembrane alpha-helix domain-containing protein encodes MTISTMFCVSSVIIITLWASISKAAVTVSITSAIGRSEHICIRYCLQYGLGKDLGEALGCEVPLDNNCYCATDSASASVASQFLNRCASQSCGRGDMTRDLASMRSYYSGYCNDNTLTLGAGWTAAAATLTSNTEATSTSIRPSSTAHSDTSRKTTDLSGLATTTDGGLAKTTPKPDLGVTFTWGAGQETQSPNSETKNDNDTKKNIGIGLGIGIPAAAIIAGVVVWLCMRHRKNVSQNGDPEPSYTHQVQVSESQWEQVNTIPAPYPAISKTDFKPTASVSPITRSSPGTPVQGKAQELSSRGAAREIDTRVVNYPDTSNGQQVSSQHYEMSGRQTRQEMGAHSSHTQAWELPGR; translated from the exons ATGACCATCAGCACCATGTTTTGTGTATCATcagtcatcatcatcaccttaTGGGCTTCCATCTCCAAAGCCGCAGTTACAGTCAGTATAACAAGTGCCATTGGACGATCCGAGCATATCTGCATCCGTTATTGTCTTCAGTATGGCCTTGGCAAGGATCTCGGGGAAGCCCTTGGTTGCGAAGTTCCTCTTGACAACAACTGCTACTGCGCGACGGATTCTGCATCCGCCTCCGTAGCCAGCCAGTTCCTCAACAGGTGTGCTAGTCAATCCTGTGGACGGGGCGACATGACACGGGATTTGGCTAGCATGAGGAGCTACTACTCCGGCTATTGCAACGACAACACGCTTACACTTGGTGCTGGGTGGACTGCCGCTGCTGCTACCTTGACTTCAAATACGGAAGCAACGTCAACGTCGATTAGaccatcttcaacggctCACTCGGATACGTCGAGAAAGACGACGGATTTGTCTGGTTTGGCGACAACGACTGATGGCGGATTGGCGAAAACGACTCCGAAAC CTGATTTGGGTGTGACCTTTACATGGGGAGCGGGACAGGAAACACAGTCCCCCAATTCAGAAACCAAGAACGACAACGACACGAAAAAGAATATTGGAATCGGACTAGGCATAGGCATACCCGCGGCCGCAATAATTGCGGGAGTAGTGGTGTGGCTCTGTATGAGACACCGGAAGAACGTCAGTCAGAACGGCGACCCGGAACCGTCTTACAcacaccaagtccaagtgAGTGAATCGCAATGGGAGCAAGTGAACACTATACCAGCCCCATATCCGGCCATTAGCAAGACGGATTTCAAGCCTACGGCTTCAGTCTCGCCCATTACCCGCTCTTCGCCAGGAACGCCAGTACAAGGCAAAGCTCAAGAGCTATCTAGCCGTGGTGCTGCCAGGGAGATAGATACCCGTGTTGTTAACTATCCTGATACGAGTAACGGTCAGCAAGTCTCTAGTCAACATTATGAGATGTCTGGACGGCAGACACGGCAGGAAATGGGGGCGCATTCAAGCCACACGCAAGCTTGGGAGCTTCCGGGGAGGTAG
- a CDS encoding heterokaryon incompatibility protein (HET) domain-containing protein — MGTPVNAPSQANIRNHLYRPLLDAEFRVVHVLPGQFSDDIQCVIETRHTKIRCQYEALSYQWGDETNPSFIKVASINSTMQTRADTGLNRASTLFKIAVKRLWHLSQRYALSFRVSMVIIAAPPIIRLEGTLSPTLINMFTALLCIRFSVFLADTLMNGLGLVDEVLETKPWILAHRVPGYAENPAAFGSLKFESLPVTRSLEQALRHLRREYRSRTLWIDALCINQHNEDEKATEIQRMGWIYANASPVVIWIGPYHDIGQQNSCTTCLSLVGPHCRHRQQIQKAFDYAESLNVRRHFLRLFFSPHQPHIFRDCRPGFLEIANRGWWKRLWVIQEASLATSLVLLQCGHSTCDFGNFVSAHSALHVEHPDDDEFRDAVLSCVPMHNTIRDFRYSSRHDQGRIAFDRTLLDKWVVEAMRNMVYIFYPDMYGGVAPFHEQSFAHKLNRILLKTAGLFKCRDERDRLYAILGIATGVTTGEVTRLANLLERLIRYSTYWILAHPEDLLGTWGSSSLWHKVILRTLAALAVAPWLQFYDFTIKHWAINRPYYVITRDKDNLDVLMDSGKHLTRAEFFTSLAEYLARETKSLSLLEAANFGKDKDTNMPSWVPNWSRSVDDKAYNSITRLKTRHFIDVFQISADGKRLILLGQPKGTVYTNWATELASVRTSPWRRTVEKVLALPPVGRYIFIRCLWWIVLILRSKPYLMLDRSEKALLAMAYRLMNQWLDLGGFWLANGGTSPVRIRDGGNRLMGTIAAGEANPGDTIVSVPGCFNWLVLRGGQKRPNGMRRWKLVGLVHVGARNEAKGAGQTWGYSRSKWTSLVDKGLFRVYEVI, encoded by the coding sequence ATGGGCACTCCAGTCAATGCCCCATCACAGGCAAATATTCGGAATCACCTATACCGGCCTCTTCTTGATGCCGAATTTCGAGTTGTGCATGTACTGCCAGGTCAGTTCTCAGACGACATTCAATGCGTCATTGAGACTCGACATACAAAGATCAGATGTCAGTATGAGGCGCTATCTTACCAATGGGGCGACGAGACCAATCCAAGCTTCATCAAAGTTGCATCCATCAACTCTACAATGCAAACTCGAGCGGACACTGGACTCAACAGAGCATCAACACTGTTTAAAATCGCTGTTAAACGCCTTTGGCACCTATCTCAACGATACGCCCTCTCATTCCGCGTTAGTATGGTCATCATCGCTGCCCCGCCCATCATCCGCCTAGAGGGGACATTGTCTCCCACGTTGATAAATATGTTCACTGCACTGCTGTGTATTCGCTTCAGTGTATTTCTCGCAGACACTTTGATGAATGGACTCGGTCTTGTTGACGAGGTCTTGGAAACGAAGCCTTGGATTTTAGCACATCGTGTCCCAGGTTATGCTGAGAATCCTGCCGCTTTTGGATCATTGAAGTTTGAGTCTTTGCCAGTAACCAGGAGTCTAGAGCAAGCTCTGCGCCATCTTCGACGAGAATATCGTTCTCGCACCCTCTGGATCGACGCACTCTGCATCAATCAGCACAATGAGGATGAAAAAGCGACTGAGATTCAGAGAATGGGTTGGATATATGCAAATGCTTCGCCTGTGGTGATATGGATTGGTCCATATCACGACATTGGACAACAAAACAGCTGCACTACATGTTTGTCCTTAGTCGGACCGCATTGTAGGCACAGACAGCAAATTCAGAAAGCTTTCGACTACGCAGAGTCACTAAATGTAAGACGTCATTTTCTCAGGTTATTCTTTAGCCCACATCAACCACACATATTTCGCGACTGCCGCCCCGGCTTCCTCGAAATCGCGAACCGAGGCTGGTGGAAGAGGTTATGGGTAATACAGGAAGCATCCTTGGCAACAAGTTTAGTTTTGTTACAGTGCGGTCATAGTACTTGCGACTTTGGGAATTTCGTGTCGGCTCATTCAGCACTACACGTTGAGCACcctgatgacgacgagttTCGAGACGCCGTTCTTTCCTGTGTCCCTATGCACAACACAATTCGAGATTTTCGGTACTCGTCTCGCCATGATCAAGGACGAATTGCCTTTGACAGAACGCTGCTTGACAAGTGGGTTGTGGAGGCGATGAGAAATATGGTATACATCTTTTACCCGGATATGTATGGTGGTGTTGCACCATTCCATGAGCAATCGTTTGCCCACAAACTTAATCGGATTCTCCTAAAGACGGCAGGTCTTTTTAAATGTCGCGATGAGCGGGATAGGTTATATGCTATTCTTGGTATTGCAACCGGCGTCACGACAGGAGAAGTCACCAGATTAGCGAATCTGCTAGAGCGGCTCATCAGATACTCAACTTACTGGATATTGGCACACCCGGAAGACCTGTTGGGGACTTGGGGTAGTTCCAGCCTCTGGCACAAAGTCATCTTGAGGACTCTGGCCGCTCTAGCAGTGGCCCCTTGGCTACAATTCTACGATTTCACTATAAAACACTGGGCAATAAATCGTCCTTACTATGTCATAACGAGAGACAAAGACAATCTTGATGTCTTGATGGACAGTGGGAAACATCTTACTCGTGCGGAATTCTTCACCAGTCTAGCAGAATATCTTGCAAGGGAAACAAAAAGCCTGTCTCTTCTGGAGGCAGCCAACTTTGGGAAAGACAAGGACACAAATATGCCATCCTGGGTACCAAATTGGTCCAGAAGTGTGGATGACAAGGCATACAATTCGATCACCCGTCTCAAGACGAGACACTTTATTGACGTCTTTCAAATATCAGCCGACGGGAAGCGTCTCATACTCCTTGGTCAACCTAAAGGCACGGTATACACAAACTGGGCGACTGAGCTTGCTAGTGTCCGAACTTCGCCGTGGCGAAGGACAGTAGAGAAGGTTCTTGCTCTCCCTCCTGTGGGGAGATACATATTCATACGGTGCTTGTGGTGGATTGTGTTGATACTACGAAGCAAACCGTATCTCATGCTGGACAGGTCTGAGAAGGCTCTACTAGCCATGGCCTACAGATTGATGAACCAATGGCTAGACCTTGGTGGATTCTGGCTGGCAAATGGAGGAACATCACCCGTACGTATCCGGGATGGCGGCAATCGTCTTATGGGGACGATAGCAGCTGGTGAGGCAAATCCAGGGGATACCATTGTATCTGTGCCAGGTTGCTTCAACTGGTTGGTATTGCGGGGAGGACAAAAACGTCCGAATGGAATGAGGCGTTGGAAGCTGGTTGGGCTTGTCCATGTAGGGGCTCGTAATGAGGCTAAAGGCGCAGGACAAACCTGGGGTTACTCTAGAAGTAAGTGGACTTCGTTAGTAGACAAAGGTCTCTTCCGAGTGTACGAAGTCATATAA